The Glycine max mitochondrion, complete genome genome segment TTAAAGAATAAACGATAAATTCAAAGGTGTTTCAAAACCACGTTTTTTTCGCTAGATCAGGTGATTTCACTCGTAAACCAAAAGAAAAGGATCTATAAGTCAGTTTTCTGGTCTGGAAAGAAGTCCGCTAGCAAACCAGCTCCTGTCATGTGCGATAGTCCCCGAAGTACGCCATAAAGTAAAGGAGTAAGCCAGCAAAAGTAGAGCGCAGAAGCATACGAAGTGTACGTCTACGGGCAAGCTTCCATAAAATAAACAAGCATATTTTCATCTAGCTTCACCTGGTAGAGACCTTTCGAGCCTTGCCCCTCGCTGACTGCTGAAGCGACTCATTATATCTTTCTAGCTCACTTGCTGTTGGCATCATTAGAGTTATATTCTGAATACGTGGGGATAGCAAAGCAACCTATTAAGGTAAATTTACCCGCTCGATGAAGATAGATTGACAGTCGAATAAGCCCTTGGAAGCCTTTAATAAGGTCTGGGGTTTGGCACGGACTTTTATTCGTATTCGCTTTAAGGATCCTCATTAGTCAAGGACAAATCCTTATTTAGTGCGCGCTTGTTAGGCAATTCATTAAGCAACCACTGAAAGGTTTTACCTCTTGGTACGCTCAGTCGAAAGTCAAAAAGAACCCTTGGAATGCCATCCCCCTTGCATGAACGCAATTCTGCATCCTTCATTGGATAACGGCTCACTATGCGATAGGAGAGCTTATAGAATAAATTAAGGAAGGCAATGCCACAACATGGATATCTGAACTGTAGACCGTGGAGATAGACTCAACATAAGGTCATAGACCAAGGAGCATACTTCTCGCAACCTCTAGAAGGAGTGTTAGCACCCCTTAGGATGGGATTGAGATGGAATGGATATAGGGATCCTGCGAGATCAATATGATCGCTTGAGCGATGAAAGGAATTGAACCAATAGGCTACAAGGGTCTATTGGAGTAAGGGCCTAGTGAGTCCAGATCAAGATTGAAAGTAGCCTGAGAGAAGGAGTTAGCTTAGCCCAAGATTCTATGGGGAAGCTACCTTGTGTCTACTAGAACAAGTATTAGCATGAATGAAAGGTAAATGTTTAATCAGGTCAATAAAGCGGAGATGCTTCTACTTCTGCCTCTGTTGGCATCATCCAAAGAGAAAGACTCAGTCTTAGTGGTTGCCAATATAGAAGGTAGAAGGCGCTTTAGCTCTTCAATGGTGCAAATGACTTTACCAAGGAATTCTTCTAAATAAGAAATCGGTGTGCTTAAAGTGTGCTTTCTATCGTCAAGTCAAGTAGTGAAAGCATGGAAACTTTTACCAAGTTAAATCTTAGCCAGATTAGTGAACATTTTTCGATGCAAGAATAAGATGTTATTTATAACAAGAACAAGTAGTTTGGTTGGAATGAGTGAGGGGAGGCTTATGCGACATTGAAAAATACCTGCTTTACGCGCTTGGTTACCCTTACCCCTGAGCTTTCAGTTGCTGTGGATCCAGCATAAAAAGAAACCTTTATGTTCTTCCTCTCAGGGGAGTATGTTCGAAAGAATGAAACTCGATAAATCTGAATAAAAGACATAATAAAAATTGGCAAACTCCTCCTTTACGGCGACAAAGAGCTCCCCAAACAAACCAAAGAGAATTTTTATTCGTGTAACGAATAAAAAGAAAGTCTGGAGTAAAAAAAAGAATTAGTAATGCGACCTTAAGCGAGAGAAGTTCCAACTCAACTTGAATATAATAGGGACTTCATTCAGACCAGTTTGGTATTGAATTTCTATTTTCGTTAAGTTCAGGTCATCACCGAGATATACCCATTGGCGATAGGGAAGCCTTCCCGCCTACTTCAACATCAACTGGTCTAATATCTAATCATTGCTTTCTCCCAGGTTTTCGTCCACTAAGACCTATAGGTAGTTTTTCCTACATTCAGGTAGGGCTGGAAAGCGAGTAAAGAGTCACCCTTTGAATTCGCGTAAGGAAGCTATTCGTCACCACGATTGATTACTATGCCTCCCGGCCCCATGGCCTCTTAGCGCTATTCCTTTATTTATAATAAAGGAAGACTTTTGTAAGCAGACCTTGAGATAAACCGAGTCAGTGGTGGGGCATCTTCCTGCCATGAAGTGAAAGGTCGAGAAAAGGAAAGATTGAAAAGCAAGAAGGGGGAAGTTCCTGAGCTCTCTTTTTAAGGTGTGAAGCGATCTCGTACTAAACTCCGGTTCGGTAAGCCGAAGCCTATATCGCTAATGCCAAAGAAGCCCAATCACGCTAGCGTGGTTTTCAACCTCCGCCTTCGCTTCGGGTGGTAACTAGGGTTGGCGTACGTACGATAAAGCTGGGAGACTTTTTACACACCGTGTTAAAAAAGGATGTTTTTCTTTTTGTACAACCCTGGGATAAGTTTCATCCAGCTCTAGCGCCTATAGCCTAAAGGAAAGGGCTTGGTCTTAACTGACCTCAAAGTGCTTCTTCCGGGCCCTAACATTCCATGTTGCTAGATTCATTGATTGGATTGACCGTAGTTGCGCCCCATTCCCGGGCTTCCTCGTTTTCTAACTGTCCTAGTCTTTCATCGAAGAGGAGGGTCGATGTTAATTGAGATGGCATTGAATAATCATCTATCGTAGGAGCTCTCACTCAGCCTGTCAGCTCCACCAGCAGCCGCTGCTGTGCTTGAGTGCATTAGTTTTGTGTCGTCGATTACTGAATTGATTTTACTGCATTACCGGACCCGTCTTACCTTTCCTTTTTTGCCAATGCCCGGGAGAATTGGACAAATTGAACTAAAGGACCGATGGGACATCTCCGAAGATGAGGAAGAGGAGCGTAGAAGACCAGGTATAGATGCCCTCGAATCTGCTGTTCACGAAGAAGCTCTTGAGGAAATGACGAGAAAGGGAATGATTGGACAAAGAGACCTTGATTGATAAGGGCGGATATTGCAAAGAGATCACCAGCAGCGGTTAGAAGAGCTTCTATTTCACCAAGAGCTTATGCCATACCAGCTGATTCAAGTTGTTGCTTCTCCCCGCGGGGTAATTCCCAAAAAGCTAAAGCTAAAAGCGCAGTGCTGTCTTAAAAGAGGGAGCGAAGTGACCTTGACTAAGAAGCTAAGGGGGCATGAGCGTGATAAGAGGGATTGCTTTCCTCTGTATCTACGCAATTTCCCGCTTCTTTTCCTCGCGTCCTCCTTTCCTTCTTTCATTCTTTGTTGGCTCGCAGGGATATCGATTACTGGTCGTAAGGGGTGGGATATCTGGTTCAGCAGCAGATCCTAATTACCCTTCTGGTGACTCCGTAACTCATTGCTTCCTCTCTTTTCAAAGCTTGTGGGTGCTCTGCTTCAAGAGTCTAGTCTATTTATCATTTAACGGATTGCCGAGCGGAGAAGCGTTAACTACTGGGATATCGGGGAGTTCCTCTCCAGCTACTGGAACTTCCCTCGCTACATGAGCTATTGTATAAGTACAGGTACACAAACTACATCCGCTATAGTGGAAACAATGGCATCCGTAGCTTCACCCCTTTCTTTTGAATGGGGCATCAACAGTAAGAAAGTCAGTAGTAGTGGTACCATCTCTAGTTCTTTACTGATCATGTATATTTTAGCAAGGGACGGAAAGAAGTAGATCAGTAGGAATACTAGGATTGGCAAGGGTGGATAACAAGGAAATAGAGAGTGACAAGACAATTATAGGAAAAGAATGAGTAACCACCTTCTACATCTACAAGTTCATTAAAAAATTCGCTGCAACCTAAAAGAAAAGAAGGAATAGCGGGTCGGCAAAGCAGCTAAATCCTTATTTACCATATGGTGGGGTAGTTCCTTTCTTCCACTGAATTGCTTCCTTTATTGGCTGAGCTAGAGGATGCCATGCCTATTTCTTTTGTTTGACACCGAAATGAATAGCTAACTGGCTTAGCAGCCTGTCCCAGAAGTAGAAGCAAGTTAATATTAATAATAAGAAGTAAGCTTTGTGTCACTGGTACTGATCTGATGGGGTAACCGTACCTTTACCCTATGTCAGTCTTGCTCGTCGAAGACGTAGAAATGAAACTGTGTAGATAGAGGTGAAGGTTACAAAATGAACAACCTATCAATCCTCGTAGTCGAACCTTCTTTTTGTGGAATATGTACCCCGGCCCTGTATCATGAACACATGAAGGGTACATGGCCCTCTCTTATCATCATATCAAGATTAATGCACTGAAAAGATTGGAACTTGGCGCGCCACCTAGCATTTGCAACTGCCTGATCAAGTCTTTCGTTCATCTTGGATAAAGGTATGAATGAGAGCTCTCGAGGCTCGACAAACGTATGATCATCCTCTCTCCTGTAGGAGGTCCAGGTCAACTTGTAACCAACGAAGCCAAGAAGCGCGAGAGAAAGCTGGATTCTTCATTGAAAAGTGCCAATTCCTATGTCCGTCTCATTTCTCTGTAGATGTTTTCTAGCTATAGCTTTAAGAATGTGCTTTTATGCTTGCTTTCAATGTTGTCTCATCTTCAAGATGATTGTCTTTTTCTTATCTTGAAAAGAAAGACGGGCAAAGTCGGTACGATCGCGCTGAGATACGGAAAGTGAGTTCGTTGACGATCTCTGTTGAAATGAAAGAGGTTTTCGGCGACATCCAACTAGATGAACATGAAAAAAGTAGTTCTAGTAGCGATGCCACCGGCAGGCAAAGCACCACCCTTCTTTTTCAGTCTTTTTAAGAATATGAGTGTGTTTGGCAAATCCTTTCCAGCCTAGGGGGTCCAAGCATGTCGTATCGACGCGAAGCATTCTATTAAGAGGGTAGAGTAATCGGGTTGAGGTCGATCGTCCCGGCCAGAAGATTGAGATTCAGAGCTAAAGCCCATTCTGGTTTAGATTGGATCTTCTGCTCCTTTTTCACTATATAACTATACTTAGAACTTAGAATTCAGTTTAAAACTGATTTTTGATTTGGAGAGAGGGCAAAGCCCAAAAACCAAGAGTCAAAGACGCTCTGAGTCCCAGAGCACCCGATCCGCACTAACTAAGAGCGCTCTTTCTTGAACACGGAACTCCGCCCCCAGGCGGTCCTAATTCGATCCAAATTTACTGTTAACGCCAACGTACTAAACGCAATGTTACTGTTACACTCGTAAACTCGTCTGCATCATCTCCCACTGCCCGCCCGTAGACTCTCTCTCTTCTCGGCTCGTCCTCTGGTACTGACCTGACTATGATCGATTGAGCCTGGTTAGCTTACCCTCTCTCTATGCAAGAATACTAATTCTTAAGAAAAAAAAGAAAGAAGGTAAAGGAAGGTTCGATGGAATTCAAGCTCATGACATGTCTCGTTTGATCGATCATAGACTATCTCAAAAGAGAGTAGTCTTCAAATAGATGGCTACCCTAATGCCAAACCAGAATTCCCGGATAGAAGAGAATCCATCTCGGTATGGAATTGGATCGTAGAAGATGGCAGAGCTATCAAGAATGAAAAGAGATCATCCCAAGACAAGAGGTGACCTGGAAATCCACAGGTTCGATAGAATGGTCCAGCAAACTGAACGAAGTCCTATCTTCACTTCAGTATAGTCCCGTCCTTTTGACATAAGATTCTCGGCCGCTTAAGAGACTGACTATCTCTCTCTTTCTATCTTTAGACGCTATATCTTTAGAAAACTCGAAGAGTGACTACTGATTTCTGCTCGTAGTTCCTCTCTCCTTAGTGTACTCGTGGGACTCGGTAGTGTGCTCGTGATACATCGCGCAAGAGCGCTTACAGCAGCTCGTAGCTATTCTATGCATGGGAGTGATGATATATTGATAGCACGAGCTAGCCGATTCGGATTGAGAGGAAGGTCAGTTCTGATCTAATATATGAAGACCTGTGTCGCACATCCGCTGCTATAAGGAGTAAGCTCGGGGGGTGAGATTGCTGCTTACTTGCTTGTGTCGCAGATCAGCTGCTATACTATAATAGGGTGAAAGGAAAACTTTCAAGCAGAAAGGCAGACGGGATAATCATTATAATACGATGATAGCACCTGATTAGCAAGAAAAGCTTTCCCTGCTCTCCTCTTAGCAATGATCTGTCTAGGGCTAGTTTCAAAACAGCATATTCTGTAATAAGACCCTCTTCATGGGCATTCTCCGACTTAGAATCTAATTCATACCCGGCAATCTACGATCTACCCAGCGCCTTAGTTTATGTTGAATAGGCATACCCGACTTCCGGCTAATTGTCAAATAAAGCTATCCGTGCTTAAATTCCTAGCTTGAAAGCATTCTTTGAAGCAACCCTTCGATAAGCTGTCCAACTACGATAGGAAGACTATCCACTTTCTTAGCAAACGAGGCCTTTTTCAGTAAGCTATAGCTTCCTACTCCACCAGACGTTGACCGGCTTTAATCAAGCACCTTTGGGCGCTGGCTTTTCATAACCTATATAGCTTAATGAGAGACAATAGTCAGATAGAATTCATCTTCCTTTCTTGCTATACGAAATTGGAGTGAGTTTACTTTCTAGGAATCTTTCCACTCTTCTCTGAGTGCCTTAAAAGTTGCTTAGGTAGCGCTCAAAGCGAGATAGTAAGCTGAATTCTCTTCTGTTATTCCTGGATCAAGAATAGGTAGCACAGGTCAGCAAGCAGAGCTAGATCAAAAAGGTATCTAGAAAGTCTATCCTAACCCACCACCCTGATTTCTTGTTTTGGTTCTTTATACTCGAATAGTTGACCAGGGGGAGTAGGATAGTCTCGATCATGTGAGAGAATTGGGTATGGAAAACTGACTCACATACGAAAGATTCATGCTAAAAGCAAGCTTACTTTGACTGGATTCTGTCTACTAGCAGCTATTGGAATGGGAGACTGGCCTGGCAAAGTATCCAATCTGTTACCTGACAGGCAGCTTCTTGATTGTTTCCTGTCTGATTCCCGCATAGACCGGCTCCGGAACCTGTAACTCTATCTTATCGGAAACTGCACAGGATAAGCAATGGGATCTATTGCAAGCTAGGCCCGGCTACCTTTTGCAATTGGAAAAGTTATATGTCGAAGCTAGGTTCAGGGAGCTGGTCCCGGAGCAAGAAAAAAGCCATGCCTCAACTACGTGGTTGCCTGCCATTTCCCTAGTTTGAGCTGCCCGCCCTATCGGATAAGAACAACCAGGGTCGAAGACTTTGATTACAAGGTCCGATATCGCATCCGCCTTGGGGAAGTCCCCTTTTCACCGACAGAACAAGACAAAAACAGGCTTGCAGGTATAGCTTGGATTCGGATTATAAGATGGATAGACATAGACACAGGCCTTACTTCTTACTCTTACCCAGGCCGGGGAAAAGATGCTCTATCTTTCCCGATCGACATTGTAAGAAAACTAGCACTTTAATCTGAAAGTGGTGAGGCATCAAAGGCAAAGGCCCAACCAACAAAGGCATTAGTATCAGATTCAAGGTTTTCAGCCGGATCGAGCTGCATTCTATTCTGGTTGGGAAAGCGGCGAAAGTTCCATTCATCCGGGATTACAATCTCCATCAGCCAATGCAGAAGGTAAGCAAGACGGGAATGTAGGTGACAATAAGATGGATGTGTCTGGCACCAACCCACTGGTTGAGAGGTTTCTCCCCTTTTTTACTCTATCCTTTTTACCGGCCAATGAAAGAAATTTATAATAGAATGATAGGCTTTAGCTTATCACCCTCACTCTATTCTCACCTAAATGTCAACGATGGTTTCCAAGTCTCCTTAACGAAACAGCTAAGGGAAAAAGAAGAATTGCATGTGTTAAGCAAAGCACGCACAATTGAACAAAAGAAGATCAAAGTCCTCAATAGTCAGATAGGATCGTAGGCGTACGGTGACCGGCTTCGCGAGACCATTTCGGCCTACACAGGGCTAAGCTCTATTGGGCGTAGCTTATTCGATCCAAGCAAACTACTCGAAAAAACGAGAAGAAAGATCGACTCTTTTATCTAAGCAATTTCTTTCTTTAACTTTAAACAGACAGACGGATACGTAGTGGAATAAGGTGCTGCCACTATAGGTTCGAGTAAGCTGACTGGTCTAACCTCAGATTATAGGTCAATAAGTGAGACAGAGGTTACTGGGGAAAGGCGAGAAAGTCAGTCCATCAAAATCAGTCCATTTACTTCGTAACCTTTACTTGGAATACTAAACCCGCGCCTTACCTAGGGCTGCAAGTAAGGACTTCACATCCGGATTGGACGCAAACAAGCGCACCAGCTATTTATATAAATTCCCCAAAATGATCATAGGCCGGTCAGTTCAAAGCTCTAGATAAAAACCTCCATATCTTACCACCGCTTTACTCTTTGAGTTGATAGCCAAAGAGATATTCTAAATAAATAATTAAGGGAGGGGGACCCACAACGAAGGAAGGGGGATACTACTAATGCTTGCTTCAATCGCTTTCTTTATCTTGTGGTCGACTGCAATTGAAAGATTCGTTCCTGTTTTAGGATTGGGGCGGTGTCCGCCCACTAATGTAAAGATTGGTCGGGGGAGAGACAAAAGAGAATTTCTTTTTGATTGAGTTCCAGGCTTAAGAGCCGAATTAGCCATTGGGATTGGTGTACAGACAAGACTGATTGAGATTTGTAATTAGCTGCAATAAAAGAATACGCTCTTTCGACAGAGAAGTGAACGACTCCGATCTGCAGATAAGAATAAGGATAACCTTGTTGAAAGGAGTCTTCTTAGCTTGAAAGAGGCCTTGAAGGAGTGAAAGAGAGAAGATGGAGTAGCCGGGTGAATATCCTTTGCTATTGAATTTGAAGAAGCTGTGGCTTTATCTTTCAATAAGATCTTGGACTGGGATACTAAGCAAGAGAGCCAAAGGGGCGAAACGAGATATAGATGACTGGATCAGTCTGGCTACAAGACCTTGAAAAGGGAATAAGCCCTGGGACTTCTTTTTTAGTTAGAGCTTTCAATTTATTGGTCAGTCATAGCTGCAGCTATAGCCGATAGACTAGGTCTATAGGGCATGCCCTTGAGATGTAGAAGGACTGGTCTTTTCCTATTTTCGGAAAAGGTAGAAGGCGCTGCCCTATACGTGCCTGCTCGCTTGAGCGACTCTCAGTCATTGTAAATAGATAGAAAGAGCACGAAAGTCTACTGTCTTACTGGATCTGCTCAATGGAAATGGAATTGAAATCCTCTTAGTCCGATTCCTTACGAAGAAAGTCTGACTCTATCTGCTCAATAGCGAAGGGATTGGGGCAAAAAGTTCCTTATAAAAGGGATATGCCTTTGGAATTGCAATTGGATGCTTCCTCCCTCACATCTGATTCTATAGCAAGGCTTATTCACGCGGAAACGATAGATGATTTTATGCCATCCTCATTCCCATCCTTGCCAGCTTTCCCTTCCCTTAGTGGATTCTAAACCTTGCGTCTTGCTACTGGTTCTGTAGCACTAAGATTCGCAGGGGATTCAATAGCAATAGCAGCTCCTTCTGTGCATCTTCCTTATTTAGCTGCGGGAACGAGTGCTGTGCTTGCCCCGACCGATACCACCATTCATTACCGTGAACCAGCCCCTCCTATAGGCAGGTCTTTCTTCTTTAAAGCCTGGAGCTGGTGTATGAGTTTATTATATCGTAAGTAAGGAAGTTTATATTGTCAGTTTCCTTGTTCACAAGACTCTTAAGCTTATCTGCTACATCAGAGTGAAAGAGAAGACTGCTTTCAAGGCTTGTTGAAAAGAAAAGACCTAGGACCTTCACCACATTCACAGGTGGAAAAGAGACCGTCCCTTACTCATAAGCACGAAAAGATCTAACTTACCCTATCCAAAGACCTTTTTATGAAAGATTGATCCTGTCGCTTTCGTGTCTATCTATTCAACTGTATGGATCCCCAGCTTTCCAACTGCCTTCTTTTCAGAAGGACTCTAACTGGCGAATGAAACTCCAACTCAATCTCCTGGAAAGAGAAGAGGACAGGCTGGAAGTGGGACTGGGACTAGATCCCCAAGCCCAAGGAACTAGTATTCCGGAATGAAAAGTACGCTTTCTCGTTCCACTTCTTTCTGAACTCAGACAAGATTTCACTCGAGTTCAAGCTTTCGTCACTTAGTCAGAAGGGATCACCTGGGCATGTCAAAGAACCGGCGCTACCAGACCTTGGTCGTCTCCGCTGGGCGGGGCTCACCGCAAACCTACTTCCTCTTGGATCCTTTCCCACTGCCCTTTTCTTTCCAATTTCTACTCCAGTGGCCTGGTTCTTTTCTATGTAATTCTTTGAGTCGTTTTGTGTCTACCGCCTTCTTTCGGTTGGTGGATCTGGATCCGGAACTTGGATATAAGACGTAGCAAACTAAGGTTTAGCTGGGTGTTCTCTTCCGTTACTAATTCGTGGAACTATTACATCTATCAATTAGGGGAAGCCGGCTTCGTCTACTTATCTATGTATGGTGATTCACCTACCATTCCTCCATAAGCGTGTGTCAGAATTAACAAAAAAAACTGAGAGAAAACGTATTATGTTCATTTCATTGTTCCTGAAACTGAGAAGAAACCAGAATTTAGGAAACAACCAACTTATCATACCAAGAGAAGCCAGGTATCAGATCCCTGTAGTTCGAGCCCCTTTTGTTAACCCAGTTCCTGTACGTGTACGTGGAATGAATTCCAGTCAGTCAAAGTTCTTCTGGCCTTCCTTCATGTCGTAGCCTTAGCTTATCGACGGGTCTTGCAATACATACAATACAGCATTTTCTTTGACTCATGCCTTGGAGAAGAACGTTCTTTGTTTGAGTTTGAAGTCGTTACCTTGCGGGAGCCACCTGGGCGAGACCCTTCTCTCCTTTTTTATTTCCATCCATATATATGGTATGTTGAATCACTTGTGAAGTCGACTTTACTTGACCGTTTCACCCTAGACTCGTGTCGTGTAGCAAGACTAACAAGTGGTCGAGTGAATTTATGAACGAACGAGCAACTATTATAAAAAAAGCAATACCTTTCTTATTTTTTTATTCTTCCTTGGCCGTGTGGAACATGGATTAGCATTATGTAATTCCTACAAGTGATCACCCATCCAGGATTTGAAGAAGAAGCGCCATATGAGGACTTCGAGATCAAATATAAGATGTTTCTTTCCATTCCTCGTGAGCCACTTATTTCTCCGAAACAAGAGAGAAAAGTGATTTTCCTCCTTTTTCCCAATAAGTCGACGGCGTTACACCATTTTGATACTTCGAATAAACTAGAGTACAAATAGGATACACCGGTGCTAAAACCTTTTCTAAAGATATCTTCCAAACTCTTGGGGTCGTTGCTCCTGATTTTGTTCCCCCGGTTTGAAACCAGTTGGTTGCGTAGTTTTAGAATTCTGCTGATCCCAAGTACTCCATCTCCATCATTGCATATGGGAATATAAAAAGTAAAGAGGAAAAGGCATGACCAGAAAAATTGTGTGAAATAAGTGAATTTATCCAGTTGAGGCATGATTGATTGAGAAACAATGATTCCCTCCGGACAGAAAGAGAGTCCGGAGTCTTGAAGAATTCATTCGATTGACTTGTGGTTGGTTGTTGACCAACAGAAAGGATGCATGGGACTAGCGGGCATTGAACCCAACGGAGTTACTTTCAAATCTTTCCGAGAAAACAACGTTCGAATTGCATGTGTTGTGTTAAGCATATTCTAAAATAGATCTCAAGCTTGGACAGTTGGGCAAGCCGAACCCTGTACAGTAGAAGTTTCAGCTATTATTGATCCAGTTGCCACCTCTTCACCATGTTTGGATGACACCGGTTCTTTCGAAGCAGATAAGGGCATTGATGGATCGTCTCACTTGCCTGCGAACATAGCGAAAAACTATTCCAATTGAGCTGACGGTAAAGTCAGCTACGTGAAATAAAGCTTGAGCCCTACCTAAACAAATTCCCTTGCGCCTAGGTCTGGGATCGAGCCCTTCTATGGCAAATTAGGTATTAAGTCATAGATGCGCCTTTCGACTGGCATTCAGTCCTCCAACACCAACTGCTGAAATAGCAGCGCTTATACCCCCAACTGATTCAATGTCACTTGGGATCGGATCCTTCCTAAATTCATTTCCCCTCCGAAATCGATGATTCTTGGCTACTTGATTAGGCATTTCCATCTCTCAAACTAGAAAGAAAGCGCTTTAGCTTAGGGCTGATCTTCAAAGCTAAGTTCAAAGCTCCTGACTTTTCTTTTTATACCGCAAGTGACGAACTATAGCCATTCGCGGTCACCGCTGTCCTACTTGACTTTTTTATTAAACCTCACCCGGAAAGCGAACCCAAGGCAAATCTCGCCCCATCAAGCATTTTCACTCGAGCGCTGACCAAGAGACAAGACTCACCAGACTCCATTGCTCCTAAGGCTTCTAGAGAGTCTGACTAATGGCATACTTTTTCAGTCGAATGCTCCTGGGCAGAAGATGACATAGACTATGCCTTTTATTCAAAAGAGCCATCACAGCTTATGAAAGAGCAGCTTGGAAATGGCTAATTAGTTTAAGGTACTGACCAACTGAGACGGAGAGAGCCCTTTTTCAGTGTTGTCGGAATAGGACTGGTGGTTTAAAGGGCATTACATTAGGACTTTAGTAAAGAGAGTACGACTTTGGTTCCAGAGATAGCGATTCGGCTTAGTTCAAATAGAACTAAAGAGAACGGGAAAAACTTATCCCAATCCTCGCTCTGGACCAAGGTGCGTAGCCTTTTAACTCTTTTTTCTCTTTCTCTCTTTTCTGGCTTAGCCTACCCAGGGAAAAGGCTCCTTCTTATTGATAGCACCGGTGAGAAAGACCCCTAATGGGCAAACTTAACGAATATCCCAGGAATGAGGAATGAAATAACTTCTGCTATCTACTCACTCTTGCCACTGAGAGGGGATGAGTGAATACCTGGAAGAGAAAGTTATCTTATTCCCGGGATCAGGGCATCAACTGCTTAATTGAATTTATAAGTTCATACCCGATAGCAGTAGCCAATGTCGGAAGAGGAGCCGTTGGTGCTTTAGTTCCGCAGCTCTTGCCTGAGACGGAAAGTTGGCAAAGGCTTCAGACGCGGTCTCCGGTCTCCCTTTTTTGGGCACGCGCCAATCGGTCTTAAAGCCTCGATGTCCGCTAAAGAAGATAGAGATCGAGAGATGTGGCTTCATAATGATTTAGAAAGACAAGCAATAGCTGTTTTAAAAGGCAAAGGTTGACTTTAATTAGCAGGCTCAAGGTCAATTTATTTTTGAGTTCCCGGCCCAAGTCAAGGCGATGCAATACTCGGGCGATAAGGAAGAAGCAGTCCCAGGCCTTAGGTCCAGACCAGATCTGAGA includes the following:
- the atp8 gene encoding ATPase subunit 8; the encoded protein is MPQLDKFTYFTQFFWSCLFLFTFYIPICNDGDGVLGISRILKLRNQLVSNRGNKIRSNDPKSLEDIFRKGFSTGVSYLYSSLFEVSKWCNAVDLLGKRRKITFLSCFGEISGSRGMERNILYLISKSSYGASSSNPGWVITCRNYIMLIHVPHGQGRIKK
- the orf110d gene encoding hypothetical protein, which translates into the protein MSVIRGIAFLCIYAISRFFSSRPPFLLSFFVGSQGYRLLVVRGGISGSAADPNYPSGDSVTHCFLSFQSLWVLCFKSLVYLSFNGLPSGEALTTGISGSSSPATGTSLAT